Within the Nicotiana tabacum cultivar K326 chromosome 11, ASM71507v2, whole genome shotgun sequence genome, the region aaatagaattctatttataacataaCTGTAAATATTATTATTCTTATCagacataaaatacaaaagtCCATTTTTTCAAGCTTTATGACATACGAGCGGCCCAAAACAATAGGCCCAAAAAGATAGCAACTTTTAGCAGCCCATGCTGTCCAAGTGAAACTTAAAACCCTAAATCCCTTCAGCTTCGCCTCTTATATTTTTTCCGCTGCAAGCATAACATTGCTCACTTGCCGCACTCAAGTCGTCTCCGCTCCAAATCTTCAAGTTAGTTCCTAGGAATTTTATACATCTTTCTATATCGTTTGATCACAATTTTGAATTCATAGTGAATATATTCTAGTTACATGCTTCATCGGTTTGTGTATCTAATTATTTCagtttatatgtatttttttttatcttgtttAGGTTAAAAGACTGTTTGATATTCCTAAAGTAAGAGAAAGATAGTTAATTTTAGAAAATGAGAATGTTTGGTTGTGTTGTGTGTTCATAGTATTCTATGTGTGCCTGTTTCTGATTTTGTTTTAGGCCAATACTGAAGGCTTGGATGTATAATATGATTAAACGAATACGTTTAGGAATTTTTAGTTTAGTAGATTTTTAATTTGAAGACGATAGAAGGAGGTTAGTTGATTAGATATTGTCTTCTTATGTGGTAGCACTCAACATGCTATTATTGAGattgctaaatgatgcttttagtATTAAAACTTAAGTTTAGAACAGTTAAAAGAACAGGTGTTTGTGATGCAAATAGATCTGAATTATGCATGCGCATTTTGAATATGTTGGGCACTGATACGGAAAATGCACTAGATCTTGTTCATTAAGGATttgcttgaacttgaaaattTCATGTAGATCTGAGCAGTTGGAGTGTTCTATGTCATTAGGCTGCGAAAGTAACATATGTTGTGTCTTGTAAAGGGAAATTCTCCTTTTGATCTCTTTAATTAAAGTGTAGCATTATAAAAGCTGCTTAAGAATTTCAACAAGTTTATCAAGGATATGTGTAAAACCCACGATATGAGTTTTTTGGGTTTTGACTTTTTCCGTAGTtcttttcttgatttttattGGTTTATACAAATACACCCACCCATGTTTGATCGTTGATGATATTTTTTTGCTGTATATTCTTCATAGGTAAAGATTTGTGTGCCTGTGTAGGGACAAGTGAGAGATTTAGAGAACCTCTACTTTTAAAGAgatcttattttctttaaaaggCAATAATTTACAAGCAAAGAAATATTGGAATTATTTAGGCCCGAGTAGAAAGCGAGTAGTCACAAAGGATTCAATTAGTTGACCCCAACTTTGTTTGCAATTGAggcatagttgattgattgatatgCTTGACTTTTATTTGGTACATTGAGATTGATTGATTCACAATGATCTGATACAGTATCCTGATTTTTATGAAGAACCGTGTCTAAGTAGATTTTCTTATTTCATATATTTAACAGGGTTCGTAGCAAGAAGAATCAGCGAGGATGGGTCGTGTACGCACCAAGACCGTGAAGAAGTCATCTAGACAGGTAATTGAGAAGTACTACTCAAAAATGACCTTGGATTTCCACACCAACAAGAAGATCTTGGAAGAAGTTGCCATAATTCCTTCAAAGCGTCTACGCAACAAGATTGCTGGGTTCTCCACCCACCTTATGAAGCGCATTCAGAAGGGACCTGTTAGAGGCATCTCCCTGAAATTGCAAGAGGAGGAGCGTGAGAGACGTATGGACTTTGTTCCTGATGAGTCTGCCATTAAGACTGATTTGATTGAGGTCGACAAGGAGACCCTTGACATGCTTTCAGCTCTTGGCATGTCTGACCTTCCTGGTGTTGTCAAGCAGGCTGCAGAACCACAGGCAGTGGCAGCCCTCCCAACCTACGGTCGTGGTGCTGGTGGTTTTGGCGGCAGGAAATACTAAGAACAGATTTTAAGACATCATGAACAAATCTAAGCCGAAACTTTTTGGTAGGTTTCAATCTTAAAAAAACTGAAACTTTTGGTAGATTACGTGTTAGATCTCCCTATTTTGTTCAAGGATTATTTGAAGCCAAGCTCAttttgtttatgttttgagagatGATAAACTCACTGTTCTTGAATATTGGTTCTAAATGCATGtgatttattttccttaattacaTTTGGAGAGTGTTACATGGTCCAGTGTCATTCTTATATTTATTTGATCCACTGTTATGTCTATGTTTCAGAAGTGGTCGTTGGTCATCCTTCCCTTCATAATTTTTGTTTAGGATGGAATTAAGTTTTACGGCTTACAATTGGAGATCTGAAATCATTGACTTACAGGGAGCTTATTTGCCCTTTATAGCAAGCATAGGAAATTTCAGATGTTCGCAGCATTTCTTCATTGTATTTGCTCTTTATAGCTCACTTAGGAAATTTCAGGTGTGTTCTCAGCATTTCTTCATTGCAATGATATAGTATTATCCCACCTAGTCATTGCTCGAGCTCTCATCCAATCTATCTCCTAATACTGAATGGTTTTTTGCAATGAAAATATTGTGTGAATTATTGAATTATCACTATGAAAGCATAAGAAAAGAAGGAAGAAGAATATTAAAAGATTCTGCTTAAAATTTTGGACTACTCCCCTCCTTCCTCAAGAAAGTAGGACGAAGGTCGTCGGAACGAAACATTCCTTGGGCTATtgtccaaaaataaataaatcaaggATACGGAGATAGAAATTTTTTATTGTGAAAAATCACTTTATTTGATGGGTGATGCTTGCATGATTGTCTCTGGTAAATATAATAGTTTATAGCTTCAAAAAGTATAATTGTTGTTCTGAATAGGGTCATAAATTGAACTGCAAAGATTATGATACATGGAGTCGTAAAATATGGTAGGTCTCGGAACAGCAAGATGttcttcaaaatataaataatgtgATGTATCACCTAGATGAAGGTAACCgtaatgatccggccggtcgtttcatgagttaccgttccgtttcccctatttttgctttttattgtcttgttcagctgtattatgcattatcgggttggttgtctcgggttcgaaaaggttttggtaaggtttgagacacttagtctcttttgagtgagcttaagttggaaaagtcaaccggatgttgacttatgtaaaaaagggctcggatgtgaattccgatggttcagatagcttcaggaggtgatttgggacttaggagcgtgatcggaatgtgttttggaggtccagagtagatttaggcttgaattggcgaaattgaaattttggcgttttccggttgataggtgagggatcggaatggaattccggaagttggagtaggtccgttgtgtcatttgtgacgtgtgtgcaaaatttcaggtcatttgaaCGAGGGTTGatatactttttgatcgaaagcagaatttggaagtttttggaattcttaggcttgaatccgatgtaattttggtggtttgatgttgttttgagcgttccgaaggttggaacaattttgaatgaggttatgtgatatgttggcatgtttggttgaggtcccgagggcctcgtgtgagtttcgggtggttgaacgaATCATTTATGTTggaggaaattgcagaaaaactgCTGCTGGTGTTGCAGGTGTTTGACCTTCGCGTTAGCGATGGatgtcccgcattcgcgaagggttaggacgtgaggcagtggaattggccttcgcgttcgcgaagatggtcccgcgttcgcgaagggttgaggTCGGTGGTCAACGCGTTCGCGAGGGTcttgccgcgttcgcgtagaggaaagtgAGCAGATGGGGTCCTGAAggattgttcttcgcgttcgcgagctggtagtcgcgttcgcgatgagttgaGAAGCTAAGGCTTCACGTTCGCGTGCATggggccgcgttcgcgatgaaggaaaaagtGGTCAacgtaagtttgtgcttcgcgaacgtgaggcgttgaccgcgttcgcgaagaaggatcgtgaatagctgggcagaatgtttaaaagaccatATCCGCAATTTTGGGTCTAAgtttcaccattgttgagcgattttagagctttttgaggaggattgaagagggaatcaaggggaaacacttggaggtaagatttatggacttaatactcgatcctaatatgatttctacctaattaaacatggaaTTTGTGGAAACTAAAGCCTAAAAATTagaagttagggcttggaaattggagacttaaatctagggatttgaggggtcatttgtgatcGGATTtcgatgtatttgatatgtatgaactcgtgagagtgtaaggattctagttttgtgatttttatcggaatccgagacatgaacccgggggttgggtttggccaatttcgggatttttgatgtaaattggttattttcgagtgtgctttgttcccttagcatattttgatggtataaatttgtttttggatagatttggagcatccggaggccgattcgagaggcaaagacatcgtgggctagagtttggaccaaatagaggtaagtaatgattgtaaatgctgtcctgagggtatgaaaccctggatttcacatcgttgtgctactttgaggtgacacacacgctagatgacgagcgtgggatcgtgcaccgttggggattatgacttagtccgtctcgtatgactgtttaaccgcgtatttgattgaaaactgtttgctatcatcatattttgggctgaatgccatatttgggcctcgtgccaactgttttggacccttaggggatttttactactattcctcactattttgacttcatatttgtacttagtcataCTGTATTCTaccgttttcataactcagccatgtttactccggtttgacatttttaaatgaTATTGTGGGCTCAGTATCATgttttactatgcccgagtggcttttagagatttctgactgagtaaggccgagggcctgtgttgtgaggttattatgggaccGGGCTGGGTGCCACAACGGTATTATACTGATTCATGACTATGAGGCctagggcctgatttgttatgccacgaggtggcttgttataaggCCGAttgcctgtttgattatgccacgagatgacttgatattgcgcttggggttgtaaggagcccctcccggagtctgtacacccctagtgagcgcgggtacccagtgtgagatgtgatatagcccgaggggctgatgttgttccatgttattatccgaggggctgatacgagtgactgtgagatagcccgaggggctggttctgttggtatgttgcccgaggggctgatttatgtTTCTATCTTTTCTCCCTATTTTCATTCACTCATTTGAActgctaaaagatgttttaaagaggtttttactgaATTAAGGTGTTTCTACGAGCTCTTACTGTTTTATTGCATTATTCTGGTTTTATACTGCCTTGTTGTAGCATTTTACTGTGTTTttcgtgttttcttatcgctcagctgcatttacttttattacttacttagttggcgtactcacattacttcctgcaccctgtgtgcagatccaggagtctcgggtcacgCTAGCGAGGGCTGATTGCTTTCCAGCAGGCTGTTCgaagttgactaggtagctgctcggcgttcgcagcccagtgcttctccttcctatccttaTTTTCCCTTTGTATTAGCCTTGTATTAGACTATGTAGttttttcatactcttagacag harbors:
- the LOC107779419 gene encoding small ribosomal subunit protein eS17-like, which gives rise to MGRVRTKTVKKSSRQVIEKYYSKMTLDFHTNKKILEEVAIIPSKRLRNKIAGFSTHLMKRIQKGPVRGISLKLQEEERERRMDFVPDESAIKTDLIEVDKETLDMLSALGMSDLPGVVKQAAEPQAVAALPTYGRGAGGFGGRKY